The nucleotide sequence tcaaatatcacttgcttcaacggtggttGAACGGCAACggtttcttcataatgttcccagaggtgtgtgaagtccaccaccgcactgggccagcgtgaactacggccttaaccccttctcattgtgggaggacccagtgccctgtagtgggccggtatgatCGCTTTTTCAGTTTCTTCTTTTCCTATGCTATCATTTCattttgtggtttacaaataaagtgtaggtacctacttatccataagtaagttataaaaattcttATGAAATCAAAAAGTTTATCTAATACCATGTTAAATGGGACCGGAAcaatctttcttctttatactTGAGGGATCACTACTGATGAAGCATGGAAAactgtttttaaaaacatttttgaagtgaaacttcttaatcggggttggaaaaaaatttagtgtaacatttttcagttacgcgtcacattttttcgttacgcgccgtctttttcttgtcccaaccacggttgattcgagttattcgaacttcaaatgcattgcaaaatttaaacggatgaagacgtaagcatatatcataatactaatgatgttgttaacattgtaacttcatcgatagatttttctgttgttgttgcactttatatatctccaaatcagaagttggacgatattattaatttttttcttcctcctccctcttcgtgcctctttactcggttgcaataatgataaaaaaccgatctgcatcagaaaaatctttgaagctagttgaatttttgtaagattatttgaattttatatattattaaaaaaaagtcctcaaacattaacaacaagatccggcactaaaattgctggagtttttatggaatgtaaacaatatttgacggccgactggcgcagtgggcagcaaccctgctttctgagtccaaggccgtgggttcgattcccacaacgggaaaatgtttgtgtgatatgtatattataagtattttatttatattaccaattcataaaaatattcttcagtcatcttagtaagcATAAAacaagcttactttagggctagatggcgatgtgtgtattgtcgtagtatatttatttatttatatttcaaaattctgtaataatcttagtagtaataaagtaaaatgacataattgtattatttgcattcatgtccatgataataaaagccttttgttaaacGTTATCtaattgaactttatttaaccagtttctgtaaagttgcagtagatcatttttcgaaaaataagaagtctttaagaagtttcactttttacgtgtgtacactagtacacgcacacatttttttttttaattcaattaagttCCATTGTTCAAATACCGAATGCTTTATTGAAGTTGGTTGTGTAATATCTACGGAATGCAGTAAAAGTTACACTATCTGGCGGCCATTTGATCCCCGCAGTTGATTCGTACGGACAATGCCGCTGCGAGTAAATAGAGCAAAAGTGTCGCTCGTGAACGCTTCAGCGACATTTAAATGAGCGGCGTCGCTTTGAGGCCGCCATTTGCATGGGATCGCGTCGATCCGCCatcttttgttctttttttcgcGCCAATACTTTGCGATTGAGCTGTGAGCACACCTATACCCCTCCTACAAGTTACTGTGTCGTGTGGTATTAAAAATTCTGGATCGACTCATTTGAgttgagtttgttgtgggcttcttcgtaaaccagggcgcgtttggaaccatcgtagctttagttttaagtttacgaatgtagttatcgccatcattactcactactatgtacgtTTTGTATGTactcaacgcatcaaaagtgccatctatgtgcctatttgaataaagaaatatttgactttgactgggTGACTgaaacgctttcgcacacaatcGCAATCCATTCGCACACAAGCGTCCTACCTTTCTCGAAAACCTCTCGTTCGAAGGCGCATCTTACGGGGTACCTACGCCTTGTTTTACCGTAgtgtaactttttaaaataaatatcacttcaaATATTGTCATCtgcgataaatatatataaataattttatccgTTGTCATTTTATATTGACGATCAAGCTTCTTCAGTttcacaaaaattacataaaaaaatattgcactatCCAGTTTCCATTTATTTGCTTCTTTTATTAAGGGTTGCCtagaggagatcgcttaaagcgataagaccgcctttgagcatttttatttttaatatttattatctttattcctTAATtgagtgcaataaataatatctagGTATCTATCTGAATCCTGTGTGTGGAGACATTATAACATTTTGATTACACACCTACCTCTCTACtctttttaaaaagtttgacTGAAATTAATTGTATATTGTGTAGCCTTGTGTACCACCGGCCTTGCAACAAAACGATTTATATTACGCCGTGCCGTGTCCTTTATATTCGGGAGCGGCATCAGCCGATCAGCATCACAAACACGCCGAACAATTACTTTTCTTGTTTATAGTTACTTGCTTAAACGCACGTTTGCGATAAAGATAGAACCGCTAATTAAGTGGgtataaagtttaattacaaACTAAGTATAGTTGAGGGAGTTTGGTAGTCGCAGCACTTCGGCCAATTTCACAGACTAAGCAACGTTGATCGGAATCGTCAACTCGATGGATGACCGATTTATGATCAAAAAAGTAgtcttactttactttaatttGAACTTCTCATTATTAAATGTTCTCGCTCATTACTATGAATGCTCGCGTTAACACctgattgaaatattttaaaccatttgtGCTAAGTGTCTACAAGATCTAAGTataatacttccttttacaatcccatcgttcggaTGTGCCGCCTTACATCAATCGCCTCGTATCAAGTAACCTTAAACAAATTGAGATTTTTAAGGGGGGATAGGgttcgagtcaaatctcatctaatttTAAGTTGGAGAGAGGGGGGTCTGGGAAAATAacacgcatttttttttctaattgaaacaaaacaaaaattctattttggtccatttcatctagattgtacatgcttaagatttaattttaaatgcaatcgtaatacgattaagatcaCTAATTCgtttgaaagaaaataatttcattcatacttcgacGTTATACATCAACTGACTGTCAGAGCACCgtatttgttttataccatttgtttctttctttttacaataaaaatccaacgcgtttacgttagaaacccacattttaaaaaattgggggatggttgaataaaatctcacgacatctcaccagggggttAACAGAAAATCTAAAAAACTCCTCACGctatttatggacgcccccttataattatatatatatatatatatatttatattttttttttctttgtttactcTTTGttgtaactttaattttatttcatttaatttttactttttgattaattcgaagttgtgtacacatactttgggttaaagtatgtgtacacatactttgggttaaagtatgtgtacacatactttgggttaaagctttagaacaaaacttattattatttataaatcacaTACTTCTACCaaattactggtactttccttccttatatagtatataaaaaaaaaaggaagtatATGATCTAAACCTAGtagttttcaaaattttactttGCACCAACTTAGAAAtgcatacattatttatttcttggtttttagttgtataacaaagtcggtttatttttgtaatttttttttatattttatttaatgaagagGGCCAAACTACAGTTATAAAATAACTCAGAACAATTTTCATGTGATCGGGACAGATTAAacacacaaatttaaaaaattaatatattcaaattttaaggtttacttattgctaaattacaatatattagGACAGTTTTGTTCCATTCATGTTTAAGAGGGTTATCACACTGTTATGTTCATCTCATCAACTTAGGTCTTCTcctaaaatgagaaggggttaagtccgtagtccaccatgctggcccagtgcggattggtgttctccacacacctttgagaacattatgtagaactctcaggcatacaggtttcctcacgatgtttcccctcacctttgaagcaagtgatattttaaatacttaaaacgcacataacttagaaaggttagaggtaagcgtgctgggattcgaactcgaaagtgaagtcgagctcgtatcaccgcttcctattacgttatgtgcgttttaagcaattaaatatcacttgctttcagtggcgtgcatagagggtatgcagatgacattaaaatgacgaaaatctccagtacgagttataaacatttaagggaaggcttttaataactcttacaaagcctatccttaagtttttttaagtcgtactggagattttcttgattttatatcatctacataccctgtgcataccctctatgcacgccactgcttgctttaacgtaatgggttgatgatgaaaaacaaagtgatgatgataaaaaagtaaagtttttttttttaaatccagtcCCAGTGTCTACTGTCAGCGGGACGAGGTTTAGGTCAGATAACGTTGGAGTACTTCTTGACCACATCTCGGTAGAATTGGAACACGAAGTCGCTTGCGAGTCGACACCGCACCAGGGCCTCTTCGTATGTATCCTCACTGAAAGTGCCCTCCGTGAACCCtagacaaataataaataaatatactaacgacaatacacacatctataTCAGCAGAATTTATATCaccgccgcaccgcgccgctgACACTCTATATAGGATGCTTATTAAgcacctaactttttttttttaaatatttattaattaagttgagTGATCGCCGCTGCTCATAaaaatctgcagcaccagagtgGCCACCAATGTGTTAACGGtttttaaggagtttgtttatctGCCCTTTGACCATTAATTtaagtttcctttttttaattaccaatGAATAGTAGGCACTGGACAGATTAGCTGGAATACTCAGAGATGTGTTAGTAACTCACCAGTAACAAGGTTCTTATCGCGGCTGTCGAAAACGAAGTAGAGTAGAGCCCGCGCGCTCTCTGCTTCCTGTTGCGTGGGCTCGAGCACCAGATCGCCCACCTCGTTCACTGCGCAGCTGACAGCCGCCACCACGTGGCGCATGCCCACGCCGGAGTTGATGAGTGCGAGACACGCGCAGTTCACTGCACACGTCAGTAACTATAAGAGAGTGGatctttatcattatcatcaagattcggtctggtgggaggcctttCTTCGCCCTGActtggtacgatgtcgcgtagaaaccgatatgggtttaatattactctctttcaggttagattgcagtcaatttcatttaattcttttcataaataaagactatagagtgaaaaaaaattaagcttaatttgtgtactccgcgaaaaacaggagaatatgtatggtgttatttataatttattcaatccttatactccacaccaaacagatcctcggcaatgtactcactacgcacgtttcgcttcgaaaccggagcttcttcaggagatgttgactttacattgaataattgttaagtctttattatattattattatattagattaCACAGCTAAAATAAACCGCGCAGATAAATTCGACCCCGCAAACTTTGTACTATGATATAAACATAGAGTGTATACATAAGGGCTTGGCAAAGCACGCCGCTGAACAGATGGCGGCGGCGgcgttatgaaaattatttatttacaaagaaatatgttttaattttccctctacgcacgtttcgctctgaaaccaaagcatcctcaggagatgttgtctacacttagaatgttttgaattcgtttgtgtgGAAATATAAAtgtgctttttttgatttaatatttttcagagtgattctttatgaaatatacttaagcattctcctaatattatttcgtatttcttttacacgttgtataagtctAATTAAACTgagtaataaatacaatacacaaTTAACAAAGTCTCTCACCCCTCCATAGTTTTCCAATTCTTGTATTGTCAAAGTGATGCCAGTGCGAGGATACAGACACCCGAGAATTGCTGTCTCACAAGTGTTTCTAATAACATTCTCTTTGAACCTGGAAAGGTTATATATTGTAATGATTAGAAGTGTAGTTCGCTCTTGTTTTCTGACTGAACCTCAAACcatcaaaacatattttatacccACCATCTGGATATCTAATATAAGGATTTTAAgtaagcttacattttatagaaactttgaacttattgaatgACATCTAAAAGATTTctttcggtaatttgttataaaataatatacatttgtcATTGATTGAATTGGTAATTTTattgtagcctagtaaactgcacaagtttatttttgctattcTATTATCTTATATTCATATTGTTGGAATGTATggaatatgtattatatttttatacatatctttaatatgttatgttttatatgtactaatgtttattttatgttaatttagatTAACTCCTAATATTTctctaatgtttgttgtaccacccaCTAATTTTGTATAgcatttggttgcctggaaaagatcACTATTTATATGAGGCCATTGTATGTattaccttattgtgctgttatatttgtatctctgttgtgtacaataaaagtgtattcattcattcattcattcattgttagtcctcattatatttttatggacataaattaatctTTCATAACGTAAGATAACATCTTGCAACTAAGCAGGTTTTTCATGCAGGGATGTGTATGTAAAATAACAAACCTATCAGCAACTGAGGGTTTACCCTCCTTGCTGCAGAACAGTACTTCAAGGGTGGCTTTCTCTATGTTCTGGCTTGTTGTCTTGATGTCCAGTGGGCCATTTACACTTGCTAACACTACTGTATCACCTGGAAATTCAGAATAGCACCACTACAGAGACCACACTATTTCATAATGATGCTTACTCAGTTAAATGCAGAACTCTGAACTAAATAAGTGGACAAGTGTCGGACTAAAACAGATTTTACTTTGAAGAAATcatgttaaaaaaacatgttgCTATAATCTTTAACAATCCAGACAAATACTGTGTAATTTTcgattacaccatgcagatctGTTCTCTACCTAAGCACATACTGCTCAATTAGCACaggatcctcaggagatgaatgaatgaatgaatgaatacacttttattgtacaccaaagaaaaaaagtagttacacagatataaatacatatcaagagagtacaatttggtggccttatcgctacatagcaatttcttccaggcaaccaatggcgtaaaagatGAAGAAATGTTTACGTATAATGTATGTTGGAAGAGATGTTTACTTGACAAGTCAAAATACTCTATTATTCTACAAAGAATGGTGATATATATGATTAGAATAGTACTTTTGTGCTGTATAAGTGTGTTGTGTGATGAAGTCAGATCAGAATTCAGTTgacaccacccctcctcttcctgcGGGTGTAATATGACGCAACTATAGGATGGTTAAAGGATGACAGCAGTATTCCCTATGCTACTATTACCAAGTATTGCAATCAACAAACCGTCTGCCTAGCATGGTTATTAGGGATAAACATCCCAATTTTAGTCCAGTTGCGGATtagttattatagttttttgttGGTAAGGCTATACTAGTTAGTATAGCCTTACCAACAgccaaaacattttattaagttatatgTTCTTAAAAAGTTCGTTTATTTATCCATAGATATAATAGAACGACTTTTGGAAATTGGATTTCCACAAGCAGAAGAAAGAAAACATAATGAGGCGATAACTATAATATTACCTTGTGAGAGAATCGCCGACCCATCAGATTTACTAAGAAAATTTAGTTCGCATTTcaaaggttttaatttaaagtctTGCAAACGTTCAGGtaccattttaataattattacaacgGAAATGCGGACAGACCAAAAACTATGAAAttcaaacttaacttaaaatacAAACTTAACCTCAAAAATTAACCAAACGTAAACAAGCACCACAGAAAGTTTTTAATTACCTTGCTTTTCGGCTCTCtgttctaggttttttaagcAAGCAAAAAGTATGACATAAATCCTTATTTTTGATGCTTGCAGGTTTTCGAGTATAAAAACACTGTAACATCAATACGTTAATAATGTTTCTCATCTTAGCAAAAGCAGTTTTGAAAGGTGTAGAAGTGACGACTAATTAGAATCAAATTGTATCGTTTACAGTAGGCTTTAATTGTTTGTATTTCGTTATCGCTgtcaatgtcaatgtcaaaaaCGTTGCAAAGACCAAAATTACCAAAATAGTATGCCAAATTGCAATCATTGTATTGCAGATAATTCGTTCATATCTGAATTATTTTAGGAAAATTCATTTGTAACACTATAACTGTCCAGTTTTTAGACTTCCATAACTGTGCAAAAAAGGGAATATTCCCTTGtaagatattttctttttggTGTTTACCATTGTTTTACTTATTTGTATCGCTtgaaacacaatttaaaaatgaagaaCCGATTCAATACTTACGACATAGTGTGCATGGTTGCTGAATTGCAAAGGTAATTGCAAAGTTGTCCTAATATAGCCTTTTAGTAGAAAGTTttgtgtttaatgttttctaggttatgttgtttatgtatgtataattcatagattattttcaaatatttgtattttttctagGCTCGTAGGTATGAGAGTGAATCAAGTGTATGATATTGACAATAGAAGCTATGTGATACGCTTACAGAGATCAGAAGAAAAGTCTGTGCTGTTACTCGAGTCTGGCAATAGGTTCCATACAACACAGTTTGAATGGCCAAAGAATGTTGCACCGTCAGGGTTTACTATGAAGGTTTGATTCACGAACTATagttttgataattaaataaatcagtaAACAAGTCTTGGTTTGATGGGTGGGTTACCCACAATAGAGCGATAGGATTCTATAATCCTTTCGCTTCCCTCTTGGGGAAGGGGGTTTACCAACCCCTCCACACACTCAGCCGATGAAGCATAGTTAATAAACAACAAATATGAAACTTCTATCGCCTTATAatcattttcaaaaataatttctcctataaattctaaaattaaaaaaaaaaatctattgaaTGGGCTGCCTTACCCACCAACCAGAGTAAAGATTTCAGGAGATATAAAGGGGCTGCCTTTGTTATCTATTCAAGGCTATAACCAATCTTTAAGAAATTTAGCATAAAGATTGCATTTAGAAGAGCTTGCATACTAAACAGATAATAAAACTAGATAAATGCTGAATGCTAAAAAGCAAGAGATTTAGAATCTTATTTGAAGtcttattttacatattatatgatTTCTAACCATACTAAAAGGCAACAGAATAAATAGACTATACCTGCACATTCTTCTATATTCAGCAGTTTGAAGGACTTTTTGCTCATCAGTTGGGAATCTTTGAACTAATGATTTCTAAAACATTTAGACATTAAGATATAGTAAAACTAATTGAAAAGTTAAGAGcctatttataacattttgtcCACTTTCAGCTCCGAAAACATCTGAAAAACAAACGTTTAGAGAAATTAAACCAGCTTGGTATAGACAGAATAGTGGACTTACAGTTTGGCAGTGGTGAGGCTGCATACCATGTTATACTTGAACTGTATGATAGAGGCAATATTGTACTGACTGACTGTGAATGGACTATACTTAATGTACTCAGGCCACATGTGGAAGGTGATAAGATTAGGTAaggttatgttaattttttaaataatataaactgttAATACCTAATATGAACTGGAAAAGTTGATGAGATTTAACTAACAATGAAAAGAATAAAATGTCACTGAATGTCCAATATTCTAAATGTTGGTTTGCCGCTTAGCTGTAAATTGTTGTAAATTGTTCTGTTGTACTATGCTTTGTTTAATCCACACCCAAGAACACTcgctgtaaaattaaaaagaattgtTAACATGCATAGAGGTGCTTCTTGACATCCCTGTAGTAATATCTGACATTAATAGTGTTACATCAGGGAACACTAATGGTATTCATGATTTCTATAATAACACTGCTTAattcagaagaagaagaagaagaaaaagtctttattgcacatacaaatataaaatcaggttaacaaaaaaataaaaaataaaaactatacatatgcacaaaggcggtcttatcgcttgaagcgatctcctccagacaacctttggttgaagaaacatattagagaaaacgggatagtgcaattattaaattgtgctaattataaacattacatactaatactaaatatatatagtaaaacatatatatttgtatataaatatcaatatatatatatatatatatatcaatatataaacttaaactatttaaacatacacataaaatacatagatattttgctacatactagacaggaaatagtcttttaaccgtgaTTTAAAGATGTTGATGTGATGTTCAGATATGTTTACCCCAGAAATGAGGCACCATATGCATACATACATGTGTATATACATAAACTCCACACAGTAACATATTACACTAGAAATTTTTTCCAGGATTAACACTTGTTAAATGCTAGTATTAGAAGTCTTGCAATGTTATCCTATCcatgctaaataaaaaaaataggaacaATCTGAACCAAATAGATCCTTAAGCCagaatgaatataaatagatgaatttttttcgtccttaattaaattttgcttgTATGTAATTGTAGGTTTGCTGTCAGAGAAAAATATCCACTAGACAGAGCTAAAACTAGTTATGAGGCGCCCAGTTCTGATGCTTTGAAGGAAATACTTAGCAAAAGTAAACCTGGAGACAATCTCAAAAAGATACTTAATCCTAAGTTAGGTAAGTAAAGAATTGGAAACAAATcagtatatgtataaataaaaacattgactCTCTACACGATAGAGAAAAATAACGAAAATAGACACAGAGTTGGTAAGATAAAAGGTACAATTTAGTGGCCTTATTGCAACCTCTTCCAGAAATATAATCTGACTCATCTTAAATCATCAACTAGGATTATAAGAAAGTCCATTCCAACATAACTGAAATAGAGTAATATGCTCTGTTTTAAAACCAGAAGGTTCTTTTCTTTCATGAACTACAAGTAAACTCTTGGCTGTAATATTTCTTGGATCTCACCTTATGAAAATCACAAATCAAATATACAAATTTGTTTCTAGttctaattaatttttaacgCATTCTAACATTTTAATTGTCAGTGTAGATTTGAATGTGTTAATATATCctattttcaatgttttttttttacttccaaTTCTGTAATTAACTTCTTACAATCAATTATGCCAAAGATTTCAACCTTCAATCTTTCTTTACTTTTTAGAATATGGCGCAGCTGTAATAGATCATGTATTACAAGAAAATGGCTTAACAGGCAATATGAAGATTAATGCAGACCCAAACAAGGGCTTTCAAATAGAACAACACCTAGATAAATTGGTTAATGCTTTAAAACAGGCTGAATTGCTCATTGATAACGGGAAAAACCAAATTGCGAAGGTATACATAGAaagtatcccacttctgatagcAGAAAAATTGTGTCATgctctccaattttttttatatattcatttaaaaaaatgtagtcACTAATCACACTTTTTTCCCTTAAGGGCTACATAATTCAAAAGAAAGAAGACCGTCCTAACCCTGAAGGCGGTGGTCCTACTTTCCTGCTTACCAACCAGGAATTTCATCCAATGTTGTACAGACAGAATGCAGACCAACCCTATGCTGAATTCGACACTTTCGACAGGGCTGTCGATGAGTTCTTCTCAGCTTTGGAAGGACAGAAGATTGACCTCAAGGTATGTTTtcaagtttcatttaaaaacaaaatgttttggagattttttaatttcaatttattgaaCGCATTTGATAAAAGAGATTATGAATAGCTGAGTTATATTTCCAAActggttaaataataattattctatctATCAGCAGAATGTATTAAACTGAAATAACGTTTATCAtttcaagtatgtatattactcGGTCTCGATAAATAGaacattaaataattgttaaacattTTTGCAGACAATACAAGTAGAGCGTGAAGCTATGAAAAAGCTCCAGAACGTTCGAAAAGATCACGAAAAGAGGATAACAGAACTAGAGCGAGTGCAACTGGAGGATAGAAAGGCTGCCGAGATGATATCTCGGAACGAACCTCTGGTTGAACAAGCAAGGCTGGCCATCCAAACTGCGATAGCCAATCAGGTAATTATTCTATcctgctaaaaaaatataaatttgtctatttttatatttcatttagtgactctaccaccattCTCGTTTGTGGATGGTGGTAAACTCACTATTAACATATATACTTCGcggcaaaaaaaattgtagtcgTAAACAGGCCTACCGTCATCATCAATATTTTCTGATTGTGTTCTGGTCTTTggtaatatgaaataaatttataatattaaatatttcataagcTAGATATACAGATATCATAAATCAAGACGTAGGGCGTTGGCCGTAGACCCTAAAAATGTGTTAACTCAGATTTAGGAACAATATTCACCCTCAGATGTCCTGGGACGACATACAACTCCTAGTTAAAACTGCCCAAGATAACAACGATCCAGTTGCTTCATCGATCAAGGAGCTCAAACTTAAAACCAATCACATCACGTTGCTACTCAAAGACCCTTACAattttgatgaagatgatgacggtgaagatgatgaagatgatgatgaagatgaagcaAGAAGACTAAAACCAATGTTGATCGATATAGACCTATCGT is from Pararge aegeria chromosome 19, ilParAegt1.1, whole genome shotgun sequence and encodes:
- the LOC120632091 gene encoding exosome complex component RRP46; this encodes MVPERLQDFKLKPLKCELNFLSKSDGSAILSQGDTVVLASVNGPLDIKTTSQNIEKATLEVLFCSKEGKPSVADRFKENVIRNTCETAILGCLYPRTGITLTIQELENYGGLLTCAVNCACLALINSGVGMRHVVAAVSCAVNEVGDLVLEPTQQEAESARALLYFVFDSRDKNLVTGFTEGTFSEDTYEEALVRCRLASDFVFQFYRDVVKKYSNVI